One window of Nicotiana tomentosiformis chromosome 11, ASM39032v3, whole genome shotgun sequence genomic DNA carries:
- the LOC138902017 gene encoding uncharacterized protein — translation MNDAQVNYIVTKKELLAIVFAIEKFRPYLMGAKVIVHTDHEILRYLMSKKDSKARFIRWPTLYIDASDMMKRCDECQQAGEISKNNEIPLTTILEIDIFDVWGIDFMGPFVSSCENTYILVAVDYVSKCAEAVALPNDEARSVVVFLKKNIFTRFGVTPFGALDLKNKNDEVFRVNGHRVKHYLGQADDGHVVALIHLK, via the exons atgaatgatgcccaagtcaattacatcGTTAccaaaaaagagctccttgccattgtgtttgctattgagaagttccgcccatacttgatgggtgcaaaggttattgttcatacggatcatgagatacttcgctatcttatgagtaagaaagattcaaaagctcgTTTTATtagatgg cCCACTCTTTACATAGATGCAAGTGATAtgatgaaaagatgtgatgaatgccaacagGCCGGTGAAATCTCGAAGAATAATGAAATTCCTCTCACTACCatattggagattgatatctttgacgtgtggggtattgacttcatgggtccttttgtaaGTTCTTGTGAAAATACCTACATCTtagtcgcggttgattatgtgtctaaatgtgCTGAGGCTGTTGCTCTACCCAAtgatgaagcgagaagtgtggtggtatttttgaagaagaatattttcacaagatttg gtgtgacaccttttggtgcattagacttgaagaacaaaaatgatgaggtattccgagtcaatggtcaccgagtTAAGCATTATTTAGGACaagctgatgatggccacgtggtggcacttattcatttgaagtga
- the LOC104093419 gene encoding protein S40-4-like, whose amino-acid sequence MAASKSYFARANYRFLSNDRDISVTSDTMFELDESDVWNSSGRSSSPEFRKPSSRISRKQSVSKSDRTSSGVTAAASLPVNVPDWSKILKDEYRENRRSDSDDDFDGDDGENRIPPHEFLARQLARTRIASFSVHEGVGRTLKGRDLSRVRNAIFEKTGFQD is encoded by the coding sequence ATGGCGGCATCAAAAAGCTATTTCGCAAGGGCGAACTACAGGTTCCTATCAAACGACAGGGACATTTCGGTAACTTCTGATACGATGTTTGAGCTTGACGAATCGGACGTGTGGAACTCGTCGGGTCGTTCATCGTCGCCGGAGTTCCGTAAGCCGAGTTCTAGAATTTCTCGGAAGCAGTCTGTATCAAAAAGTGACCGAACCAGTTCTGGAGTAACGGCGGCGGCTTCCTTGCCGGTAAACGTGCCGGACTGGTCGAAAATACTGAAGGATGAGTACAGAGAGAATCGGAGAAGTGACAGCGACGATGATTTTGACGGCGACGACGGTGAGAATCGAATTCCGCCGCACGAGTTTTTGGCGAGGCAGTTAGCGAGAACGAGAATTGCCTCCTTCTCGGTGCACGAAGGTGTTGGTAGGACTCTCAAAGGCAGAGATCTGAGTAGAGTCAGAAATGCTATTTTTGAAAAAACCGGATTTCAGGATTAA